One genomic region from Melioribacteraceae bacterium 4301-Me encodes:
- a CDS encoding flagellar basal body L-ring protein FlgH, which produces MKHKNIIILSLLFTTAICSQNMSQNAGSSLFSDYKASRVGDAITIIVVESSQASNNAETKTGRSSNLSLSGGFDVNNKTSSSGNATLSTGNDFSGSGSTKTVGVVKTKISATIDSVLSNGNLVIKGSRKISINGEEQMIYIKGIVRPSDIAADNSVLSYNISEAEIVFEGSGIIDNAQKPGWLTKLFHWLF; this is translated from the coding sequence ATGAAACATAAAAACATAATAATATTATCTTTATTATTTACAACTGCTATCTGCAGCCAGAATATGAGTCAAAATGCCGGCTCCTCACTTTTTTCTGATTACAAAGCAAGCAGAGTTGGCGATGCAATTACAATTATAGTAGTAGAATCTTCACAAGCTTCCAATAATGCTGAAACAAAAACTGGAAGATCAAGTAACCTAAGTCTAAGCGGCGGGTTTGATGTTAATAATAAAACTTCATCTTCTGGCAATGCAACCTTGAGCACTGGCAACGATTTTTCAGGCTCGGGCTCCACAAAAACGGTAGGCGTTGTAAAAACAAAAATTAGTGCCACAATAGATTCTGTGCTAAGCAATGGAAATTTAGTTATTAAAGGTAGTCGAAAAATTTCAATTAATGGGGAAGAGCAGATGATTTATATAAAAGGCATAGTTAGGCCTTCAGATATAGCAGCTGATAATTCGGTGCTTTCGTATAATATTTCCGAAGCTGAAATAGTTTTTGAAGGCAGCGGCATAATTGATAATGCACAAAAACCTGGCTGGTTAACAAAACTTTTTCATTGGTTATTTTAG
- the flgG gene encoding flagellar basal-body rod protein FlgG: MSTRALRTAASGMYSQQLNIEVIANNIANINTTGFKKNKAEFQDMMYQEIPISTLTSDLSQAAKAPSDKIQVGNGVQAVSSQKIFTQGDLTQTNNQLDLAILGDGFFQVKRPDGTYAYTRDGSFKINAEGKIVTASGYYLDPEITLNEDALNLIINKDGTVEVEQVGGGKVQLDNIQLVRFLNPGGLKSIGNNLYEETSSSGAPIYGTPGSNGFGEINQGYLESSNVDIVEEMISMIAAQRAYEINSKTVKTVEDMMTMANNLKRT; the protein is encoded by the coding sequence ATGTCTACTCGGGCTTTAAGAACTGCTGCTTCTGGAATGTATTCCCAGCAATTAAATATTGAAGTTATTGCAAACAACATTGCTAACATAAACACAACAGGTTTTAAGAAGAACAAAGCTGAATTTCAAGACATGATGTACCAGGAAATTCCTATTAGCACACTTACATCAGATTTATCACAAGCCGCAAAAGCACCTTCGGATAAAATTCAAGTAGGCAATGGTGTACAGGCAGTCTCTTCACAGAAAATATTTACTCAAGGCGATTTAACTCAAACTAACAATCAGCTCGACCTTGCAATTCTGGGAGATGGTTTCTTTCAAGTGAAAAGACCTGATGGCACATACGCTTATACAAGAGATGGTTCTTTTAAAATTAATGCCGAAGGAAAAATAGTTACAGCAAGCGGTTATTATCTTGACCCGGAAATTACACTTAACGAAGATGCACTAAATTTAATAATCAATAAAGATGGCACAGTTGAAGTTGAGCAGGTCGGTGGTGGTAAAGTGCAGCTCGATAATATTCAGCTTGTTAGATTTCTTAACCCAGGCGGTCTAAAATCAATTGGAAATAACCTTTATGAAGAGACAAGCTCTTCTGGTGCACCAATTTATGGTACCCCAGGCTCAAACGGTTTTGGAGAAATAAACCAAGGCTACCTTGAATCTTCAAATGTGGATATTGTTGAAGAAATGATTTCTATGATAGCGGCACAAAGAGCTTACGAAATCAATTCTAAAACTGTTAAAACAGTTGAAGATATGATGACAATGGCTAACAATCTTAAAAGAACATAA
- a CDS encoding flagellar hook-basal body protein — MVKGIYAAARTLEKNNKLINIIANNLANMNSIGFKKDSTFSHIIDSYNIPQLSEYTDYTQGELEQTSNPLDLALKGKVFFALQDDNGEIYFTRNGKFTISENGYIVNGDGLKLLGKNGPINTNDNFFNNNEKIQINKNGNIKIGDIDVDSLLVVKFENDDQLTKVGADNYKITYGSYLIAEDSDFEVQQGYLENSNVNAIEEMENMIKVSKDFESAQKVMNYIDNIMEKATEIGKV, encoded by the coding sequence ATGGTAAAAGGAATTTATGCAGCGGCTCGCACTTTAGAAAAAAATAATAAACTGATAAATATAATTGCTAATAATCTGGCTAATATGAACTCAATTGGATTTAAGAAAGACTCAACATTTTCACATATAATTGATAGCTATAATATACCGCAACTAAGTGAGTACACCGATTATACTCAGGGCGAATTAGAACAAACCTCTAATCCTTTAGATTTAGCTCTAAAAGGGAAAGTTTTTTTCGCATTACAAGATGATAACGGAGAAATTTACTTCACTCGCAACGGAAAATTTACTATTTCTGAAAACGGCTATATTGTGAATGGGGATGGACTTAAGCTTTTAGGCAAGAATGGACCAATCAATACAAATGATAATTTTTTTAACAATAATGAGAAAATACAAATAAACAAAAATGGAAATATCAAGATAGGCGATATTGATGTAGATTCACTTTTAGTGGTAAAATTTGAAAATGATGACCAACTAACAAAAGTAGGGGCTGACAATTATAAAATTACTTATGGCAGCTATTTAATAGCTGAAGACTCAGATTTTGAAGTTCAACAAGGTTACTTGGAAAATTCAAATGTAAATGCAATAGAAGAAATGGAAAACATGATTAAAGTAAGCAAAGACTTTGAGTCTGCTCAAAAAGTAATGAATTATATCGATAATATAATGGAAAAGGCAACTGAAATTGGAAAAGTTTAA
- the flgA gene encoding flagellar basal body P-ring formation chaperone FlgA, translating into MSTAEGKKNFTAQYMKEVLNHAEINCSIAVNKNGKVNSKTSGFNVNVKKELKEYLTHKLVDYESFSFKVITKINNDQPLELNNAEFTRHGKYGYITVSNSKNGKNEKLIITVELSLFKKILIADEDIKPKEIIKSSQLTVKLYDVASLKGTPAESFDVIEGYRAKTFIRKGEVILKESVEKQPDVNLGQNVIAFLIKGNVEINFLAFARQEGYIGDIIRIRTSDNKYFSAKIYDKNKVLIVE; encoded by the coding sequence ATGAGCACAGCAGAAGGCAAAAAAAATTTTACTGCACAGTATATGAAAGAGGTGCTTAATCATGCAGAAATAAATTGCAGCATAGCCGTAAATAAAAATGGGAAAGTTAACAGTAAAACTTCCGGCTTTAATGTAAATGTGAAAAAAGAACTTAAAGAATACTTAACACATAAACTTGTGGATTACGAGTCTTTTTCTTTTAAGGTAATCACTAAGATTAATAATGACCAACCATTGGAATTAAATAATGCTGAATTTACAAGACATGGGAAATACGGCTATATAACCGTTTCTAATAGCAAGAATGGGAAAAATGAGAAATTAATTATAACAGTTGAACTTTCTCTTTTTAAAAAAATATTAATTGCTGATGAAGATATAAAACCAAAAGAAATAATTAAAAGTTCACAATTAACAGTAAAGCTTTATGATGTGGCTTCATTAAAAGGTACACCTGCTGAGTCGTTTGATGTGATAGAGGGATACCGTGCCAAAACTTTTATTAGAAAAGGAGAAGTGATATTAAAAGAAAGCGTAGAAAAACAACCGGATGTTAATTTGGGACAAAATGTTATTGCATTTTTAATTAAGGGAAACGTAGAAATTAATTTTTTAGCCTTTGCGCGGCAGGAAGGCTACATTGGAGACATAATTCGAATTAGAACCTCAGATAATAAATACTTTTCGGCAAAAATTTATGATAAAAACAAAGTTTTAATAGTAGAGTAA